A segment of the Candidatus Micrarchaeota archaeon genome:
ACACGGACCAAACCGGTATCGGTTATCTCTAATAGATGGACATCAGTATCATGACCACTCATACGACAACCGTCTATACGTATCAAACGTATCATTTCACC
Coding sequences within it:
- a CDS encoding KaiC domain-containing protein, which codes for GEMIRLIRIDGCRMSGHDTDVHLLEITDTGLVRVGPKLKDIRRL